A DNA window from Trichosurus vulpecula isolate mTriVul1 chromosome 2, mTriVul1.pri, whole genome shotgun sequence contains the following coding sequences:
- the LOC118839719 gene encoding LOW QUALITY PROTEIN: sodium-dependent phosphate transport protein 3-like (The sequence of the model RefSeq protein was modified relative to this genomic sequence to represent the inferred CDS: inserted 4 bases in 2 codons) — MENDSSAPEIHGESTCPLLDEQPPRGKGLGLCSVRWGLAIILHVSLFITYSQRVDLSIAIVAMVNSTGQQXHVSADVCPGPPPAPLNASKPREVKAPVYDRTPEVCGFLLSSFSCSRLLPQIPGGCLTGVAGWKPVPGAGLLLSSVXSAAELGVVHLVLVQAFRGLSRGVIFPAVYTLWTKWAPPQELTCLMNFADAGTTLGTFFTLMVGGITCQTLGWPSFFYIFGGVNCVWCLLWFFLVFEDPDSHPCLSTTEKEYIASASTQKGPCHSWSLPLLSMLKCGPLWAIAIASFCCDWLFYTLLTLLPVYLNRILHLDTGESGFLSAPPHTGNWLGHIGTGLLGDFLVAKSLLHLGTTRTLFTALGMLCPAALVLEVSYIGCNYIAAVILFTVSMTLINMTGAGYAVNLLDVAPRYSGFLHRVINTLANLSGMVAPSVAGFLSSQDTLSGWRNVFFLSGAINLCGVVFYLIFGRADIQDWARVDSTP; from the exons ATGGAGAATGACAGCTCAGCCCCTGAGATTCATGGAGAAAGTACCTGCCCTCTCCTGGATGAGCAGCCGCCCAGAGGGAAAG GGCTAGGCCTCTGCTCTGTCCGCTGGGGCCTGGCTATCATCCTGCATGTCTCCTTGTTCATTACTTACTCCCAGCGAGTGGACCTCAGCATCGCCATTGTAGCCATGGTGAACAGCACAGGCCAGCA ACATGTCTCTGCAGATGTGTGTCCTGggcctcctcctgctcccctcaATGCAtcgaagcccagagaggtcaag GCCCCCGTCTATGACCGGACCCCTGAAGTCTGCGGATTCCTCTTGAGTTCTTTTTCCTGCAGCCGCCTCCTCCCCCAGATTCCCGGAGGATGCCTCACGGGCGTTGCGGGCTGGAAGCCCGTGCCGGGCGCTGGCCTGCTGCTCTCCTCGGT CTCTGCCGCAGAGCTCGGCGTGGTTCACCTGGTCCTCGTCCAGGCTTTCCGAGGCCTCTCTCGG GGTGTGATATTCCCAGCAGTTTACACTCTCTGGACAAAGTGGGCCCCACCTCAGGAACTCACCTGCCTCATGAATTTTGCAGATGCTG GTACCACTCTAGGGACCTTCTTCACCCTGATGGTAGGAGGCATCACATGCCAGACCCTGGGGTGGCCTTCCTTTTTCTACATCTTTG GAGGTGTGAATTGTGTCTGGTGCCTGCTTTGGTTCTTCTTGGTGTTTGAAGATCCTGACAGTCACCCTTGCCTCAGTACCACAGAGAAGGAATACATCGCATCAGCCTCAACCCAGAAG GGCCCCTGCCACAGCTGGTCGCTGCCCCTCCTCTCCATGCTGAAATGCGGGCCACTATGGGCCATTGCAATTGCCTCTTTCTGTTGTGACTGGCTCTTCTACACCCTGCTGACCCTCCTTCCTGTGTACCTGAACCGCATCCTTCACCTGGACACCGGGGAG AGTGGCTTCCTGAGTGCCCCTCCACACACTGGAAACTGGCTGGGTCATATAGGCACAGGGCTCCTGGGAGACTTCTTGGTAGCCAAGAGCCTGCTCCATCTGGGTACAACGAGGACACTCTTCACAGCCCTGG GAATGCTGTGCCCAGCAGCCCTGGTGCTCGAGGTATCTTACATTGGCTGCAATTACATCGCCGCTGTCATTCTGTTCACTGTCTCCATGACCCTCATCAACATGACCGGGGCTGGCTATGCCGTGAATCTCCTGGATGTTGCCCCCAG GTACTCAGGCTTCCTGCACAGAGTCATTAACACCCTGGCCAATCTCTCAGGAATGGTGGCACCCAGTGTGGCCGGATTCCTCAGCAGTCAG